The following are encoded together in the Candida orthopsilosis Co 90-125, chromosome 5 draft sequence genome:
- a CDS encoding Tim11 protein (S. cerevisiae homolog TIM11 has structural molecule activity and has role in ATP synthesis coupled proton transport, protein oligomerization, cristae formation), protein MKMVAQLKSPRRTNKKTFQSGKLQRDKNNQQAQSITMSTTFNVLRYSALGAGVFYGAYHRYSLESSFAKQQAAKQWKHEEKLIAQAKAEYQKLTNPQVVKPATSTPGSINWEDPNLDLGKALESLIATLD, encoded by the coding sequence ATGAAAATGGTAGCGCAACTAAAACTGCCGAGACGAACGAATaaaaaaacttttcaaagtgGAAAGTTGCAAAGAGATAAAAACAACCAACAAGCACAGTCCATAACAATGTCTACTACATTCAATGTGTTGAGATATTCCGCTTTAGGAGCTGGAGTTTTCTATGGAGCTTATCACAGATACTCATTAGAATCATCATTTGCCAAACAACAAGCTGCCAAACAATGGAAACACgaagaaaaattaattGCTCAAGCTAAAGCtgaatatcaaaaattaaCCAACCCACAAGTAGTAAAACCAGCTACTTCTACTCCAGGTTCTATCAATTGGGAAGATCCAAACTTGGATTTAGGTAAAGCTTTGGAATCATTGATTGCAACTTTAGATTAA
- a CDS encoding Ara2 protein (S. cerevisiae homolog ARA2 has D-arabinose 1-dehydrogenase [NAD(P)+] activity and has in dehydro-D-arabinono-1,4-lactone biosynthetic process): MGSPSRESHSLDGLPPFVVGGAVFNYQYHSNPQSLPVEDILQHAFELGYNAIDTSPYYGPSEEILGHALSKLNVPRDSYYICTKAGRIKLDEFDYSRSSVRQSVLRSLQRLQTTYLDLVYMHDIEFVTIDEVIEALKELQSLKNEGVIRNIGVSGYPIHFLYAVAVKWKQVNGGVPLDAVMSYCHGCIQNNTLFDFVTKLKTDAGVDKIMNGSILSMSLLRSEPTHSFHPGSDALKRRVDELATQLKVENEVELAELATKYAICEWVIKRKSSIVLGVSTLHELNVAIEAFELLKKNDGLNETDEKLIEHFQANLGDHFNETWPSGLS; encoded by the coding sequence ATGGGTTCCCCTTCGAGAGAATCACACTCATTAGATGGACTACCCCCCTTTGTAGTAGGTGGAGCCGTCTTTAACTATCAATACCATTCCAATCCTCAATCATTACCAGTCGAAGACATCTTACAGCATGCATTTGAATTAGGTTACAATGCCATTGACACATCGCCATATTATGGGCCATCAGAAGAAATTTTAGGCCATGCATTGTCCAAGCTAAATGTACCTCGTGACTCATACTATATATGTACTAAAGCTGGCCGAATcaaacttgatgaatttgattattcACGTAGTCTGGTACGCCAATCGGTATTACGATCTTTACAACGATTACAAACTACatatttggatttggtgTATATGCATGATATCGAATTTGTTACGATAGATGAAGTGATTGAAGCATTAAAAGAGTTgcaaagtttgaaaaatgaagGTGTTATTAGGAACATTGGCGTTTCGGGGTATCCTATCCATTTTCTTTATGCCGTTGCTGTTAAATGGAAACAGGTTAATGGAGGAGTTCCATTAGACGCAGTAATGTCGTATTGTCATGGATGTATTCAGAATAATACACTTTTCGATTTCgtcaccaaattgaaaaccGATGCTGGTGTTGACAAAATCATGAATGGTCTGATTTTGTCCATGTCGCTATTACGTTCAGAACCAACACATTCATTTCATCCCGGAAGCGATGCATTGAAACGGAgggttgatgaattggctACACAGTTGAAAGTGGAAAATGAAGTAGAGTTGGCTGAGTTAGCCACGAAATATGCCATTTGTGAGTGGGTAATTAAGAGGAAACTGAGTATTGTTTTGGGAGTTTCTACTTTACATGAATTAAATGTAGCTATTGAGGCAtttgagttgttgaagaagaatgatggattgaatgaaactgatgaaaagttgattgagCACTTTCAAGCTAATTTGGGTGACCACTTTAATGAAACTTGGCCAAGTGGGCTTCTGTAG
- a CDS encoding Rch1 transporter protein (incomplete, gene ends within a gap in the genome sequence; similar to C. parapsilosis CPAR2_402800 and C. albicans RCH1), which produces MPSETLQKIKQHKAYIWSKKVFDFLLGQWFFILLGVFVALAHSYPEFAKEGGTVKGEYS; this is translated from the coding sequence ATGCCATCAGAAACACTACAAAAGATCAAACAACATAAAGCATACATATGGCTGAAGAAAGTGTTTGATTTCCTACTAGGTCAATGgtttttcattcttttggGTGTATTTGTCGCCCTTGCCCATTCATATCCTGAGTTTGCTAAAGAAGGAGGTACTGTCAAAGGTGAATATTCTA
- a CDS encoding Pex10 protein (S. cerevisiae homolog PEX10 has ligase activity, has role in protein import into peroxisome matrix, protein ubiquitination and localizes to peroxisomal membrane), protein MSNSRQLPFADAATIVRAHQKDAYFESSYRSQLQDLIQMIKGQRFINAHPEEITVFAKATYLALTTLIGARTLGEEYVDLIYVNRSGKKLPRLLPRLGFILAYALVPYIVNKTIKYVQLKKERNLEDGKKADSWLMKFLSSYTGVLDTLLNLHIAIFYFKGEFYSISKRIFGLRYAFGHHKEPEKMQRGNYSLLGALMVIQIAVKSLMNLKEYSDGHINKEETIKEKSALNEKNDAKITSITQLSQLSDSFDSKYLIDLSDESRLPYLQNESRNCMLCLSPMVTPSAANCGHLYCWDCIVDWIRENPECPLCRQQCLEQHLLPLK, encoded by the exons ATGAGTAATAGCAGACAGTTACCCTTTGCTGATGCAGCTACAATAG TCAGAGCACATCAAAAGGATGCTTATTTCGAGTCTTCGTATAGGAGCCAGCTCCAGgatttgatccaaatgatCAAGGGTCAAAGGTTCATCAATGCCCACCCTGAGGAAATAACAGTCTTTGCTAAGGCAACATACTTGGCACTAACTACACTAATTGGAGCTAGGACTTTGGGTGAGGAATATGTGGATTTGATATATGTTAATCGATCAGGAAAGAAATTGCCCAGGTTACTACCGAGACTTGGTTTCATATTAGCATATGCTTTAGTTCCATACATAGTCAACAAAACGATCAAATATgtccaattgaaaaaggagaGGAACCTCGAAGATGGGAAGAAGGCGGACTCatggttgatgaagtttttATCGAGCTACACTGGTGTTTTAGATACATTGCTTAACCTTCATATCGCAATCTTCTACTTCAAGGGTGAATTTTATTCAATCTCAAAGAGAATATTTGGTCTTCGTTATGCTTTCGGTCATCACAAGGAACCTGAAAAGATGCAACGTGGAAATTATTCGCTTCTTGGTGCCTTAATGGTTATTCAGATAGCAGTCAAATCACTtatgaatttgaaagagTACAGCGACGGACatataaacaaagaagaaaccatcaaagaaaaatcaGCTTTGAATGAGAAAAATGATGCAAAAATCACTAGCATCACACAATTGAGTCAACTAAGTGACAGTTTTGATTCCAAGTATTTGATTGACTTGAGCGATGAATCTCGGTTACCgtatttgcaaaatgaatCAAGGAATTGCATGTTGTGCTTGTCCCCCATGGTGACGCCATCGGCTGCAAATTGTGGTCATTTATATTGCTGGGATtgcattgttgattggattAGGGAAAATCCAGAGTGTCCATTGTGTAGACAACAATGCTTGGAGCAACATTTGCTACCATTGAAGTAA
- a CDS encoding Ptc7 protein phosphatase, type 2C translates to MIVSTRAFKFCFITAILAMLLSIISKRSVPIGRSILKSSTIQSTRSFSYTSSSSNSGSSWNSHSNSKSYSTSSSTTSNAQSTSTPPATTSTASLNYDSALSTFSNYNVAVAYQPKDRKPSSNMFKKLKSSPALDSPTGEDNLFVSAQVSDGSIAVGVADGVGGWSEAGYDSSAISRELCASMRKGFENTGDAATTPKSVLENAFKEVLESEAVEIGGTTACLGVFTPDLKLYVANLGDSWCGLFREYKLVKETNFQTHNFNTPYQLAKIPQHILRKAAMEGRRYIIDEPKLADEYSWDLQKGDIVMFATDGVTDNVVPKDIEIFLKDHLEDNKKAKLDEVAKKFVSEVVKVSKDGNFPSAFAQELSRLTGQKYLGGKEDDITVVLVKVV, encoded by the coding sequence ATGATAGTATCAACAAGAGCTTTCAAATTCTGCTTTATAACAGCCATTCTAGCCATGTTGCTTTCAATAATATCGAAAAGGTCTGTACCTATTGGTCGCAGTATActaaaatcatcaactatCCAATCAACACGATCGTTTTCATACACAAGTTCGTCTTCAAATAGTGGATCTTCATGGAACTCGCATAGTAATAGCAAATCatattcaacttcatcatcaacaacatccaaTGCACAATCTACTTCTACACCGCCAGCTACAACTAGTACTGCTTCGCTAAATTATGACAGTGCTTTATCTACATTTTCCAACTACAACGTGGCTGTGGCTTATCAACCAAAAGATAGAAAACCAAGCTCAAACAtgttcaaaaaattgaagtcGAGTCCAGCTTTGGATTCACCAACTGGTGAAGATAACTTGTTTGTTTCTGCACAAGTTCTGGATGGATCAATTGCAGTGGGAGTAGCGGATGGAGTTGGAGGTTGGTCTGAAGCAGGGTATGACTCGTCTGCCATATCTAGAGAATTATGTGCAAGTATGAGAAAGggatttgaaaacacaGGAGATGCAGCAACAACTCCAAAGTCCGTATTAGAGAATGCATTCAAGGAGGTCTTGGAATCTGAGGCGGTTGAGATTGGTGGTACTACTGCATGTTTAGGGGTTTTTACCcctgatttgaaattgtatgTTGCAAACTTAGGCGACTCATGGTGTGGATTGTTTAGAGAATACAAGCTCGTCAAGGAGACAAATTTCCAAACCCACAACTTCAATACACCATACCAATTAGCTAAGATTCCCCAACATATATTGAGAAAAGCAGCAATGGAAGGTAGGAGATATATCATTGATGAACCAAAATTGGCAGATGAATATTCATGGGATTTACAGAAAGGTGATATAGTCATGTTTGCTACGGATGGAGTTACCGACAATGTTGTTCcaaaagatattgaaatatttttgaaagatcACTTAGAAGACAACAAAAAAGctaaattggatgaagtGGCGAAGAAATTTGTTAGCGAAGTGGTTAAAGTAAGTAAAGATGGTAACTTCCCTAGTGCTTTTGCTCAAGAATTGTCCAGATTGACTGGTCAAAAGTATCTTGGTGGTAAAGAAGATGATATAACTGTTGTACTTGTAAAAGTCGTATAG
- a CDS encoding Pep7 vesicle transport protein: MSRRSDSKSPLSDRAKSPSKNTPVTPTKKINKISVSDKGFSIGDITKRDTSPASPSRNGITRSHWKQSQSQSQITCKICGKRLNVKNGIVNCRKCGDLFCNDHTHYRVKLRNPVGDERIPQYESSKDGVWCRCCETCFEQSRVTEVNIRDRTKEFITKRQEQLDLNKLHRTKVQRNFIRLANLMVEKKSSQPKSILSLFQNVDDDEKSITGANWAMDSNVTNCTICFTKFNFLIRKHHCRLCGEIVCDDSNGVRRNCSMHVPLSVFVERLPNLNYSTKFKDEFDLRDDELRFRCCVICKNSLLHDWKRDYDSSDFHYEEIFALYEGMLVKKQYIEKMMPVHEGGTSTEDEAKMGHKLTMSLKDLENSILYFKKKFFYKEKETLLVREEYQQYNRIVLNIYQGMGTFLHDNLVQFKAISDRNRPQELTPPKEDNEPMVPRLTKKQIRELREQLMVLNEQKFLVENQIQQFTKDRKFDELDSLITNKEEISDTISQLEEELGEFGF; the protein is encoded by the coding sequence ATGTCAAGACGATCAGACTCCAAACTGCCTTTGAGTGACAGGGCAAAACTGCCGTCAAAGAACACCCCAGTCACACCCAccaaaaaaatcaacaagatatcAGTATCAGACAAAGGTTTCAGCATAGGCGACATTACCAAGAGGGATACTAGCCCCGCATCACCCAGTAGAAATGGTATAACCCGCTCACATTGGAAACAATCACAACTGCAATCACAAATTACTTGTAAAATTTGTGGCAAGAGATTAAATGTCAAGAATGGAATTGTCAATTGTCGCAAATGTGGTGATTTATTTTGCAATGATCATACTCATTATCGTGTCAAGTTGAGAAACCCCGTTGGCGATGAAAGGATTCCACAGTATGAATCTTCAAAAGATGGGGTGTGGTGTCGATGTTGTGAGACGTGTTTTGAACAGAGTAGAGTGACTGAAGTTAACATACGAGATCGGACAAAGGAGTTTATCACCAAACGACAAGAACAATTAGATTTGAATAAGTTGCATCGAACAAAAGTACAGCGTAACTTTATCAGGTTGGCGAATTTGATGgtagaaaagaaaagctcCCAACCAAAATCCATTTTATCgttatttcaaaatgttgatgatgatgaaaagagTATCACTGGAGCAAATTGGGCCATGGATAGTAATGTAACCAATTGTACAATTTGCTTTACAAAGTTCAACTTCTTAATTAGAAAACATCACTGCCGTCTTTGTGGAGAAATAGTATGTGATGATTCAAATGGGGTACGACGTAATTGTTCAATGCATGTTCCATTATcagtttttgttgaaagacTACCCAATTTAAATTACTCAACCAAATTTAAAGACGAATTTGATCTTCGTGACGATGAACTACGGTTCAGATGCTGTGTTATTTGTAAGAATTCATTATTACATGATTGGAAACGAGATTATGATTCTAGTGATTTCCACtatgaagaaatttttgcCCTTTATGAAGGGATGCTTGTAAAGAAGcaatatattgaaaagatgATGCCTGTGCATGAAGGCGGAACAAGTACAGAAGATGAAGCTAAAATGGGTCACAAATTGACTATGagtttgaaagatttggaaaatctGATTCTttatttcaagaaaaagttCTTTTACAAAGAGAAGGAAACATTGTTAGTACGAGAAGAGTACCAACAGTATAATAGGATCGTGTTGAATATTTATCAAGGTATGGGTACGTTTCTTCATGATAATTTGGTGCAGTTCAAGGCGATCAGCGATAGAAATAGGCCACAAGAATTGACTCCACCAAAGGAAGATAACGAGCCCATGGTTCCTCGATTGACAAAGAAGCAAATACGCGAATTGAGAGAACAGTTGATGGTTTTGAATGAACAgaaatttcttgttgaaaatcaaatacagCAGTTTACTAAAGATCGGAAATTCGATGAATTGGATTCGTTAATTACCAATAAGGAAGAGATATCGGATACGATAAGTCAATTGGAGGAGGAATTAGGCGAATTTGGGTTCTAA
- a CDS encoding Mnn10 protein (S. cerevisiae homolog MNN10 has alpha-1,6-mannosyltransferase activity, has role in septum formation and localizes to alpha-1,6-mannosyltransferase complex), with protein sequence MSGSYSLPYSNHAEESHQYSKTFKPNQKTSIQDSILQQITKHKRIVLFIVTFICLSLFTNVPYIPHLKSSSPKVVIILAANEGGGVLKWKSPQEWSIERSSIANKKNYAKKHGYGLTIKDMTIKKRYSHEWRESWEKVDLLKQTMRQFPQTEWFWWLDLHTYIMEPQISLEQHFLNNLNNATYRSLQTFNPLGLPTDISYVDYSQPIDMIVTQDCGGFNLGSFLLRRSQWSEMLLDIWWDPAMYEQMHMQWEHKEQDALETLYSTQPWIRERTAFLPLRTINAFPPGACSDKADDPQYFFKEHDFVINMAGCEWGRDCWGEMEHYKALSKKLHKKWWKFW encoded by the coding sequence ATGAGCGGAAGCTACTCATTGCCATACTCAAATCACGCTGAGGAGTCTCACCAATACCTGAAAACATTCAAACCCAACCAAAAAACTTCAATACAGGACTCGATTCTTCAGCAAATTACAAAACATAAGCGAATTGTTCTCTTTATTGTAACATTCATATGTTTATCCTTATTCACTAATGTTCCATATATACCCCATCttaaatcttcatcaccCAAAGTTGTGATTATATTAGCTGCTAATGAAGGTGGTGGTGTTCTCAAATGGAAGTCACCGCAAGAATGGTCTATTGAACGATCATCGATAGCGAATAAAAAGAATTATGCTAAAAAGCATGGCTATGGGTTAACAATCAAAGACATGACTATAAAAAAGAGATATTCACATGAATGGAGGGAAAGCTGGGAGAAAGTGGATCttttaaaacaaacaatgagACAATTCCCACAAACAGAGTGGTTTTGGTGGTTGGATCTACATACTTACATCATGGAACCTCAAATTTCCTTAGAACAACATTTTTTAAACAACTTGAACAATGCGACATACAGATCCTTACAGACATTCAACCCATTAGGATTACCTACAGATATTTCCTACGTTGATTACTCACAACCAATAGATATGATTGTAACTCAAGATTGTGGTGGGTTTAATTTAGGTTCATTCTTGCTTCGTCGCTCACAATGGTCAGaaatgttgttggataTATGGTGGGATCCAGCAATGTATGAGCAAATGCATATGCAATGGGAGCATAAAGAACAAGATGCTCTAGAGACTTTGTATTCGACTCAACCTTGGATAAGAGAAAGAACTGCCTTCTTACCATTAAGAACAATAAACGCATTTCCACCTGGTGCTTGTTCTGATAAAGCAGACGATCCACAATATTTCTTCAAGGAACACGATTTTGTTATTAATATGGCTGGTTGTGAATGGGGACGTGATTGTTGGGGTGAAATGGAGCACTACAAGGCGTTATCGAAGAAACTACATAAGAAATGGTGGAAGTTCTGGTAG
- a CDS encoding Hof1 protein: MRLQDTTPDYPEFVNNFWGSSPEASFTIITTRIKDALSTLDELIQFYHEKVNLERDHTRRLEKLSSKFPLGTHETGSMKKSLDKLHIENQFMIDCNTKFIKSISESNLEKLEQFQGLYVKKVDKLKHHMNKVILRRASALKDLHHYKDKYQEECRAIKSLKLSLQTTWGKELEKNESKYQKLASSINQTIKHYQYSISVYKDINEIYKRDWTISINDFYKLEIERIQVMKINCFTYCNNIATLCVDLDQSVDLARSTFALVQPQIDIQEFSNNYGTGSKIYDDPPFVDYMTGCDEPSIGYKLSNLHNPDHNEILSRTYSTYSSSSNKTTGTIPSSHTVKYYGQESSTPYFSPIKDTRTNNHFDSTPTPKTKLYNDDTPYSKDLPQVSNGRHEMTPTPRAKLFTATPAKDLPPISNGHLEMTPTPKAGFNNSPHKTLAPPTTTTAIQSPSKLSPYKHQQTPLRKPPVDLLSHKTHSTISSNPENDLFSTKDEQLTNSQGSSNYSSERNWASPRRREKQLQEMQEQITRKATNEFNKRHNNPRLEETPKPSAKVPIMKDFSIDFIAKALEDLNSGGDGDVNQFRRSVRSNGSSPVKPRPKSDYIDDHNEVAQRYDSINFSRPKSMIDAVEKPKYPTQAQQYQEPTSAYDQYKYRGLPKSPKSAKSHTPLMLQPKTTPINQKTYISKATARYSFKPQEEGELYFRKGWQMYIIHKQEDNWFVCELGPNCDEFNGKIGLVPGNYIIEH; encoded by the coding sequence ATGAGGTTGCAAGATACGACCCCTGATTACCCGGAATTTGTTAACAACTTTTGGGGATCTTCGCCAGAAGCCAGCTTTACTATAATTACAACAAGGATCAAAGATGCTTTATCAACCCTTGACGAACTTATACAGTTTTATCATGAAAAAGTGAATCTTGAAAGAGATCACACTAGACGGTTGGAAAAACTATCATCCAAGTTCCCACTAGGTACTCACGAGACTGGttcaatgaagaaatcaCTTGACAAATTAcatattgaaaatcaatttatgATTGACTGTAAcaccaaattcatcaaatcaataCTGGAATCCAATTTGGAGAAGTTGGAACAATTTCAAGGTTTATATGTCAAAAAAGTAGACAAGTTGAAACATCATATGAACAAGGTCATACTAAGGCGGGCTTCAGCATTGAAGGATCTACACCATTATAAAGACAAATATCAAGAAGAATGCAGAGCGATCAAATCACTTAAATTGTCACTACAGACAACTTGGGGCAAGGAGTTGGAGAAGAACGAGAGCAAGTATCAAAAATTAGCATCTTCcataaatcaaacaatcaagCATTACCAATATTCCATATCAGTTTACAAGGACATAAATGAAATTTACAAGAGAGATTGGACTATATCGATAAATGATTTTTATAAATTGGAGATTGAAAGAATTCAAGTGATGAAGATCAATTGCTTCACCTATTGCAATAATATAGCTACCCTATGTGTTGATCTAGATCAATCAGTGGACTTAGCAAGATCTACATTCGCGTTAGTACAACCACAGATAGATATACAAGAATTCAGTAACAATTATGGAACAGGAAGTAAAATATATGACGATCCaccatttgttgattacATGACTGGATGTGATGAGCCTTCTATTGGATATAAATTACTGAATTTGCATAATCCCGATCATAATGAAATACTATCTCGAACTTATTCCACTtactcatcatcatcaaacaagacTACGGGGACTATACCATCATCTCATACTGTCAAATATTATGGTCAAGAGTCGTCAACGCCTTATTTCTCTCCTATCAAGGATACCCGAACGAATAATCACTTTGATTCGACTCCAACCCCTAAAACCAAGTTGTACAATGATGACACCCCCTACTCAAAAGATCTACCCCAGGTATCGAATGGTCGTCATGAAATGACACCAACTCCAAGGGCAAAGTTATTTACCGCTACTCCTGCCAAGGATCTTCCACCAATATCGAACGGCCACCTTGAGATGacaccaacaccaaaagCCGGCTTTAACAATTCACCACATAAGACACTTGCTCCACCAACCACGACTACAGCTATACAATCTccatcaaaattatcaccatacaaacatcaacaaactccTTTGAGAAAACCACCAGTTGATTTATTATCACACAAGactcattcaacaattaGTTCTAACCCAgaaaatgatttgttttcaacTAAAGATGAACAATTGACTAATAGTCAAGGATCATCAAACTATAGTTCGGAACGTAATTGGGCATCACCAAGGCGAAGAGAGAAACAATTGCAAGAGATGCAAGAACAAATTACACGAAAGGCAACTAACGAATTTAACAAACGTCATAATAATCCACGATTGGAAGAGACCCCAAAACCACTGGCCAAAGTGCCAATAATGAAGGATTTTTCTATTGATTTTATTGCCAAAGCATTAGAGGATTTGAATTCAGGCGGAGATGGAGAtgtcaatcaattcagAAGGTCAGTCAGAAGCAATGGATCAAGTCCCGTTAAGCCTAGACCAAAATCAGATTACATTGATGATCATAATGAAGTTGCTCAACGATACGACTCGATAAATTTCTCACgtccaaaatcaatgattgatGCAGttgaaaaaccaaaatatCCCACTCAAGCACAACAATACCAAGAACCCACATCAGCTTATGATCAGTACAAGTATCGCGGCTTGCCAAAATCTCCTAAATCTGCCAAATCACATACTCCATTAATGCTACAGCCTAAAACTACCCCAATTAACCAAAAAACTTATATAAGTAAAGCTACTGCAAGGTATTCATTCAAACcacaagaagaaggtgaGTTGTATTTCAGAAAGGGGTGGCAAATGTATATAATCCATAAACAAGAAGATAATTGGTTTGTTTGTGAATTGGGTCCAAATTGtgatgaattcaatggGAAGATTGGACTAGTTCCGGGGAATTATATTATTGAACATTGA